In the genome of Nitrososphaerales archaeon, one region contains:
- a CDS encoding acylphosphatase, with the protein MQPLKRYTLTIKGRVLELGFRGYLRDLCWRQGIKSIVYNTEDGDMKLLCEASREKVEELIARIREYKLAEITDIRIGEGIELPTRPFRAVLGVEEEIYDRLNEGVRLLRSMNSKLDKLDKLDKLDEVGSTLKEISKKL; encoded by the coding sequence TTGCAGCCACTGAAGCGGTATACGCTAACGATCAAAGGAAGGGTACTAGAGCTTGGCTTCCGGGGGTATCTGCGTGATCTCTGCTGGAGACAGGGAATAAAGAGTATAGTTTACAATACTGAGGATGGAGATATGAAGTTGCTATGTGAGGCTAGCAGGGAAAAGGTGGAGGAGCTTATTGCCAGAATAAGGGAATATAAGCTGGCAGAGATCACGGATATAAGGATAGGAGAAGGTATAGAGCTCCCTACAAGACCATTTCGTGCAGTTCTTGGAGTAGAAGAGGAGATATACGACAGGTTGAACGAGGGTGTAAGGCTTTTACGCAGTATGAATTCCAAGCTCGACAAGCTGGATAAGCTTGATAAGCTGGACGAAGTTGGTTCTACGTTGAAAGAAATTTCTAAGAAACTATAA
- a CDS encoding signal peptidase I, which produces MVAGWKLVLIVASLPLLLYLWPSLLGGDTEYVTVYGTSMLPTFPPGSLAITKKMLSYDVGDIVAFNDSELKRTVVHRIIEEVNGGFITKGDNNRANDHGVLRPDDVIGEVVFITPYLGYPVIMLKNPVVMTLTVLALAALMPTKKKKANPKAKSTDSFFLPAIITNLVTYVIVQIHIAMGMTPKADAYTSFLFRIFEPSFASTLSFATWFLAIMGVYLALAHYQSKNSTLEYAQQNTIALKSSASMTFMAQIFWLLFVTIQMVFIVSMIKDLIPF; this is translated from the coding sequence ATGGTAGCAGGTTGGAAACTAGTTCTCATAGTTGCGTCCTTGCCCCTCCTGCTTTACCTCTGGCCATCACTTCTTGGTGGGGACACAGAATACGTTACCGTATACGGTACAAGCATGCTTCCAACATTTCCTCCAGGTTCGTTAGCAATAACGAAGAAGATGTTAAGTTATGATGTAGGCGATATCGTGGCATTCAACGACAGTGAATTAAAGAGGACAGTTGTTCATAGGATAATTGAAGAGGTGAATGGAGGGTTCATAACCAAAGGCGATAACAACAGGGCAAACGATCACGGCGTGTTACGGCCAGACGATGTGATTGGTGAGGTTGTATTTATCACGCCATACCTTGGTTACCCAGTGATAATGCTGAAGAACCCTGTTGTAATGACCTTAACTGTTCTTGCACTGGCTGCTCTTATGCCAACCAAGAAGAAAAAAGCAAATCCCAAAGCTAAATCAACAGACAGCTTCTTCCTACCTGCCATAATAACCAATTTAGTAACATATGTAATAGTTCAGATTCACATAGCAATGGGAATGACTCCAAAGGCAGATGCGTATACCTCATTCCTGTTCAGGATCTTCGAACCTTCCTTCGCAAGCACCTTGTCGTTTGCCACTTGGTTCCTTGCGATCATGGGTGTTTACCTAGCATTGGCACATTATCAATCAAAGAATTCAACGTTGGAATATGCCCAGCAGAATACCATAGCATTGAAGAGCAGTGCGTCTATGACATTCATGGCGCAGATCTTCTGGCTACTATTCGTTACAATACAGATGGTGTTCATAGTATCCATGATAAAGGATCTGATTCCCTTTTAA
- a CDS encoding Sir2 family NAD-dependent protein deacetylase — MLRPDVVLFGEPIRGGEEAAVYAGSYDVMVIVGTSLTV; from the coding sequence ATGCTTAGACCAGACGTGGTTTTATTTGGAGAGCCGATCAGAGGCGGGGAGGAAGCTGCTGTTTATGCTGGCAGTTACGACGTCATGGTCATAGTTGGAACCTCTCTAACGGTTTAG
- a CDS encoding IS3 family transposase translates to MVDAARKVMLESPFYGTRRMAVMLSRELGRSVNRKQVQRIFHALDWID, encoded by the coding sequence GTGGTCGATGCTGCAAGAAAGGTAATGCTTGAGAGCCCATTCTATGGAACAAGGAGGATGGCAGTGATGCTATCAAGAGAGTTAGGAAGATCTGTTAACAGGAAGCAAGTTCAGCGTATATTCCACGCATTGGACTGGATTGATTGA
- a CDS encoding DDE-type integrase/transposase/recombinase produces MIEPAKKKADIIRSKGKVVKATRPYELWEADITYIWCGNDGWCYLFNVIDVFSREWIAYAFDTTAVKENAIQSVINALASHKHKVSVSKLSLRVDNGPQYKSNAFRESMKNLIKDRIHIQKYSRAERAYRIIP; encoded by the coding sequence TTGATTGAACCTGCTAAAAAGAAGGCAGATATCATAAGATCAAAGGGTAAGGTAGTGAAGGCGACCAGACCATACGAGTTGTGGGAGGCTGATATAACATACATCTGGTGTGGAAACGATGGCTGGTGCTACCTGTTCAATGTCATAGACGTATTCAGCAGAGAATGGATAGCATACGCATTTGACACAACTGCAGTGAAGGAGAACGCCATACAGTCTGTAATTAACGCTCTAGCATCACATAAGCATAAGGTCAGTGTCAGCAAATTATCATTGAGGGTAGATAACGGCCCACAGTACAAGAGCAATGCATTCAGGGAATCCATGAAGAACTTGATTAAGGACCGAATACATATTCAGAAATACTCCAGAGCAGAACGGGCATATAGAATCATTCCATAA